Proteins from a genomic interval of Cydia amplana chromosome 8, ilCydAmpl1.1, whole genome shotgun sequence:
- the LOC134650169 gene encoding probable palmitoyltransferase ZDHHC24, with amino-acid sequence MFLTPLRRQRLKEAIISYTVFLLTPAYFLFQICVIRPYLTVHLDWGPVKHFLHIVFASYLFTNVAGNMILCVLTDTSVKSYRGPTAAGSYCKFCKQKQPANSWHCTTCNTCILRRDHHCILLARCIGRNNLRYFICYLCHLSISMFYATYYNYIILRSMFDLRTFAATTSRIFSLSDWSIFANSSLILKARLFVCFWYLNLIILPISLNFLVFHLYKACKGLTWYEYKKGKVPVRTHWKRNLAYVFGTRWYLVLLWPSVESPLPNKRAHGTRDLRRETLI; translated from the coding sequence atgtttcTCACACCACTCAGAAGACAACGCCTAAAAGAAGCGATTATAAGCTACACCGTGTTCCTGCTAACTCCTGCCTACTTTTTATTCCAGATTTGCGTCATAAGGCCGTATCTAACAGTACATCTCGACTGGGGTCCTGTGAAGCACTTCCTTCACATTGTTTTCGCCAGCTACTTATTTACCAACGTCGCTGGAAATATGATCTTATGTGTGCTGACAGATACTAGTGTTAAATCATACCGTGGACCTACTGCAGCAGGGAGCTACTGCAAGTTCTGCAAACAGAAACAACCAGCGAACAGTTGGCATTGTACGACGTGCAATACTTGTATATTGAGGAGAGACCATCATTGCATCCTTTTGGCACGCTGCATTGGACGCAATAATCTACGATACTTCATTTGCTACTTATGCCATCTAAGTATCTCGATGTTTTACGCCACTTACTACAATTACATTATTCTTCGCTCCATGTTTGACCTCAGGACTTTTGCTGCGACCACGTCAAGAATTTTTAGCTTGTCTGATTGGAGCATATTTGCTAATAGTTCATTGATACTGAAAGCTCGCCTGTTTGTATGCTTctggtatttaaatttaattattttgccaatttcattaaattttttGGTGTTCCATCTGTATAAGGCGTGTAAAGGTTTGACGTGGTATGAGTATAAGAAAGGGAAGGTGCCTGTAAGGACGCATTGGAAAAGGAACTTGGCATACGTTTTTGGTACGCGGTGGTATCTCGTTTTACTTTGGCCGTCGGTGGAAAGTCCTTTGCCTAATAAACGTGCGCACGGTACAAGAGATTTGCGACGAGAGACGCTTATTTAG